The following nucleotide sequence is from Prosthecobacter sp..
AGTTCTGGCCGTGCTGGTAGATCGGCGGGCAGTTTGAGATGGGTGATCAAGCCGCAGAAGTTCAGCACACGCAGCGCCCACCAGCCGGGATCGTGCTGCGCTTGCTTGATGCCGAGTCTCGCGGAGTCGGGAAAGGCGTGATGGTTGTTGTGCCAGCACTCTCCCATCGTGATCAAACCGAGGTGCGGCAGGTTGTAGCCCTGCACCGCGTGGCCTTCGAGGTGCCAGTCACGCTCGCCGTGGTTATGCGCGAAGTAGCCGATCAACCAGTGACCGATGAGCGAGACGACGATGCGCACCGAGATGCCCCACACCACCCAGCCGATGCCACCGAGCAGGTAAAACACGACCGCATACGGAAGCTGCTGCAGCATCCAGGTGCGTTGCAGGAAGCGGTAAAAGCGATCCTCGCGCACCTCGCGCTCGATCTCAAAGACCGGCGGGTGTTTGAGCTGCATCTCGCAGTGCAATTGCCACAGCGCATCGCGCCAGACGGGACGCTGGTCGATGAAGAACGGATGGCAGGCGCGATGCCGCTGCGCCCAGTCGCGGATGTCGTGCATGTGGAGCATGCGAAACGAGCCGCCCATGCCGACGACGATGCCGAGATGCACGAGCAGGTATTCCAGCCAGCGCGGACAGGCGAAGCTGCGGTGAATCAGCAGACGGTGTAGGCCGATGGTGTGGCCCAGGCAAAGCGTGAGCACCGTGAAGGCGAGCGACAGGCCGACTGCTCCCGGGCTGATTGTCCACCAGCCGCCGATGATCGCGATGAGCATGTGCGAGGTGAACCACAGCGACTTCACCGGACTCCACACGACCACACCCTCAAGCGGATTCGTCAGCGCCGAAGCCGGGCGCATGCGGCGGACTTCGAGTGGCGTGTCATTCATAGTAGCGCGTTGGTTTATTCTGAATTTTCAGTATTTAATGAAACATATGAGTATGAAAAGATCAGCCTAGGAGGCGCATGGCCCACTGAAGGGCGGAGGCGTGTTTCATGGAGATCACGGTGTCGCCGACTTTGACCCCGAAGCTGAGGAACTCGTCGAGATCCTTCATCTGCTGGTGGAAGTCGCGGCCAGGGCCAGCGGCCTCGTCCTTCGTCTGGGCGGCGCAATCGCGCAGCAGGCGGATGGCGGGCTCGATCTCGCGGCGTTTGCGCTCCTTCGAGATGGTGATGAAAATCTTCCACACATCCTTCTCCGCCTCGAAGTACTCCTTGCGGTCGCCCTTGTGGGTGATGATGCGCACGAGATTCCAGCCGACGAGATCCTTGAGGTTGGTGTGGGCGTTGCCGCGGCTGATTTGCAGCTTCTCCATGACCTCGTCCGTGCACATTGGCTCCGGGGCGGTCATGAGCAGGGCGTGGATCTGCGCCATCGTTCGATTGATGCCCCACTGCGTGCCGAGCGAACCCCACTGGGCCACGAATTCCTCGCGTGCCTTTTCCCAGGGTGGTAGTTCCTTGCTCACAGTTTCACTAAAAACTGAAAACAACGAAAGACAAGCTGGGATTCCTGTTTTCTCGCGTTCACGGACTCAAGCGCACCTTCACCCACACGCCGCCCTCTTTGCGGTAGCGGATGCGGTCATGCAGACGGCTCACGCGGCCCTGCCAGAACTCGACTTCGTCCGGCAGCAGCGTATAACCACCCCAATGTGGCGGGCAGGGCACCTGGCCTTCGGGATACTTCGCCTTCAACTCGGCATCGCGCTGCTCCAGCCACTCGCGGCCGGGGATCACGACGCTTTGATCCGACACCCAGGCACCGATTTGATGCCCGTAGGGCCGACTGGCGAAATATTGCTGGGCATCGGCGTGATCGAGCTTCGAAATCACGCCTTTGATGCAGACCTGATGATGGCGATCCGTCCACAGGAAGCAGGCGGCGGCGCGCGCATCGGCGGCGATCTCCTTGCCTTTCCGGCTCTCGTAGTTCGTGTAGAAATGAAAGCCGCGCTCGTCGATGCCCTTCAAAAGCACCGTTCGCACCGTGGGCGTGCCATCGAGACCGTTCGTGGCCAGGCTCATCGCGTTCGGCTCTGGCAGGTTGTGCGCGAGGGCGTCATTGATCCAATGCGTGAACAGCTCCACCGGATCGGCCGGGGCGCTGTGCTCGTCGAGTTCGCCCTGGTCGTAACTCACGCGCAGGTCGGGCAGGTTCGGTTTGTCAGTGGGATTCATTCGGGTTACAAGAAACGTGTGCCGCGCGGCCTCCGCTACGCCAGCTTTGGCCTTTTACGCCCTCTTTTGTCCCATGTCATCCCCGGTCACCGGAGTCATCCACGATCTCGAACGCATCCTGCTCACACCGGATCAAATCCATGCCCGTGTGCGCGAGATGGCGGTGCGTTTGAATGCGGAGCTGGCAGGCAAGGTCGTCACCGTCGTGGCGCTGATGGACGGCGCGTTGTTCTTCGTGGCGGATCTGCTGCGCCAACTCGAACTGCCCGTGCGCATGTTCACGCTCAGCGCCAGCAGTTATCACGGCGGCACTGCCACCACCGGCGAAGTGAAGGTGAACTGGCCGCTCGACCTCGATTTCCACGACCAGGACGTGCTCCTGCTCGATGACATCCTCGACACCGGCCTCACGCTCAGCGTGATTTCCGAACGCATCCTCGCCCAACAGCCCGCCTCGCTGCGCACCTGCGTCCTGCTCAGCAAACGCCGCCAGCGCCTGCGAGAGGTGGCGCTCGACGACGCCGGTTTCGAGATCGACGACGAGTTCGTCGTCGGCTACGGCATGGACTACCAGGGCCGCTTCCGCAATCTGCCCTGCATCGGCATTCTTAATCCCAACAAGCCGTCATGAAGCTGCGCGTGCTTTTCTTCTCCGTCCTGCGCGACATCACCGGCAGCGATGAGATCGTGCTCGAACTGCCCGCAGGCAGCACGATGGGCGATCTGATGCTTCAAATCGAATCCCGCTGGCCCAAGCTGCGCGACTGGCAAAACAGCCTGCTCCTCGCCCTCGATCAGACCTATGTGAAGCGCGATGCGCTGCTGCACGATGGCGGCGAAGTCGCCATCATGCCGCCGGTGCAGGGCGGGTAAGATCCCCCTGCGCGACACATTCCGACCGGCTACCCTTTCTTCATGCCGGTGCGGTTCAGCGTTTCAGCAGTGCTCGATATGCGTTGCGGGCGAGCATGAGATGGGTCTTCACATGCTCCAAGTCGCCGGGCGGGATTTGATCGCGGCGTTTGAGGTCGGCTTCGAGGCGGTCGATCCATTTGAGGAAGTATTCGGCCTCGGCGCGGGCATCGGCCGGGTGGTCTTTGATTGCGAGATAAACGGGATTGGTGTGTGCGCGAATGCCGTAGTGGCTGGGCCAGCGATTCACCACAGGACCGGCGGTGCGCAGGGCAATCCAGCCGCTGCGCTCGATGGGAAGTTCGGCGTCGATGGCGGCGGTGAGTTTGTCCTCGGCCAGCGTGCCGTTCGCGATGACATTGCCATCCAGTACGATTTCGAGCTTTTCGAGCGGGAATTGCGAGCGCACACGGCCCTTAACGCGAATTTTGCCGGGTGAGTCGAGCGTGAGTGTGTCTCCGATGGCCTTGTCGTTGACGGTGAGTTCGATCATCGGGCCGTTGCTGATGAAGGAGCGCCCGGCACGCAGACCAGCGACCCACTTTTCATAGGTCAGGCCATCGGGCACATGCACATAGACGCGGCCCCAGCCGGGTGGCGAAGAGGGAACGCGATTGAGGAACACGTCAGTGCCAGCAGCCGCAGGAAGATGGAAGCCGCAGTTCAGCAGGCGATACCACAACGGCAGCGACGGGTCATAAACCCAGCCCATGACATCGAGCATGTCGATGGTGCCGCTCACCACATCGACGGGCAGGCCTTTGGCGGCATAAGCGGCGGCGTAGGAGTCGAGCATGTTGCTGGCGGGATGCGTGTAGCTGGCGGTGCCGCCCTGCGAATGCGCACGCTGGGCGATCTGCGCATTTGTCGGCACATCCCAGGGATTCGTGGTGCTTTTGAAGCCGGTGAAGACCGGTTCCACCAGCGAATGCAGATGAAACAGCGTCATGTGCCCCCACATCGTGCTCCGAAACTCCTCGTTCCACCACAGCAGCGTGCGCGGCGTGGAGAGTGCATCGAGACGACCGCGAAAATACTCGCGATCAAACACAGCATCGCTGTCCGAGTTCGCGGCGACGAGATTGGCGACGTTCAGATCCTCTCCCTCACATTGATCCAAGATGGTGCGCGGCGAGTTGTACCATGAACCGTAGCCGTAGTTGGCGTGGATGTGGTTTTCGCCGCTGAACCAGCCTTCTGCGGCCGCGTGCGTCCAGCGCTCGAGTTCGAGCCGCGCCGTGCCTTCAACTCCCTCCTTCACCTCGATGGCGAGCTGCTTCATGCGATACTCCGGGCCGCGAAAGGCGAGCAGTTCATACTTGCCCACGGGCAGATAGAGCGTCGCTGAATCGCGGCAGTAAAAATGACCGACACCTGCGGTGTGGCGGTGCATCGCGCCCACGGGAAAGTGAAACTTCCCGCCCTCCTGCCGCACGGACACACGCGCGACGGCCGGGTTGTCACTCGATTTGTCCACGATGCGGAGTTGCAGCGGACTCATGGGTTCGCCGAAGTTGATGCTCTCGATGGAAAGCGTGCGACGATCGCCGGTTTTCAGATCGTAGCGCACGAGCGCGGTCGCGCCTTCCGCGTTGTCGCTGTAGATCATCACATCGCCGCTGCCGCTCACCGATGGCGCGTCCTCATCTGCCTGCCCGAAGGTGAGTTTGCGCGCGTCGCGCAGCGAATCGCTCAGCGGCACCT
It contains:
- a CDS encoding transcriptional regulator translates to MSKELPPWEKAREEFVAQWGSLGTQWGINRTMAQIHALLMTAPEPMCTDEVMEKLQISRGNAHTNLKDLVGWNLVRIITHKGDRKEYFEAEKDVWKIFITISKERKRREIEPAIRLLRDCAAQTKDEAAGPGRDFHQQMKDLDEFLSFGVKVGDTVISMKHASALQWAMRLLG
- the pdxH gene encoding pyridoxamine 5'-phosphate oxidase, which encodes MNPTDKPNLPDLRVSYDQGELDEHSAPADPVELFTHWINDALAHNLPEPNAMSLATNGLDGTPTVRTVLLKGIDERGFHFYTNYESRKGKEIAADARAAACFLWTDRHHQVCIKGVISKLDHADAQQYFASRPYGHQIGAWVSDQSVVIPGREWLEQRDAELKAKYPEGQVPCPPHWGGYTLLPDEVEFWQGRVSRLHDRIRYRKEGGVWVKVRLSP
- a CDS encoding CehA/McbA family metallohydrolase codes for the protein MKAAWILLSFAALHTAFAVPDPDPFARRAFGGLHPRVSPDGQRIVLSYHGTICTMPAGGGQLRRLSRGEGYDIEPAWSPDSGRIAFINAPSFGGGTLRVIDASTGTNIALPQTVRGSGPLWFAPDGKRVLGKFNLPEAKTGIAWCDLATGTLTPLAGVPESWAMRLRGVHALSPDGKWIYFAEHRDAEGEQSGNQGPQALLRRLPTEGGTPETICEWPARIYGLCVAADAGSVFLATDLGVSHNDVWQVPLSDSLRDARKLTFGQADEDAPSVSGSGDVMIYSDNAEGATALVRYDLKTGDRRTLSIESINFGEPMSPLQLRIVDKSSDNPAVARVSVRQEGGKFHFPVGAMHRHTAGVGHFYCRDSATLYLPVGKYELLAFRGPEYRMKQLAIEVKEGVEGTARLELERWTHAAAEGWFSGENHIHANYGYGSWYNSPRTILDQCEGEDLNVANLVAANSDSDAVFDREYFRGRLDALSTPRTLLWWNEEFRSTMWGHMTLFHLHSLVEPVFTGFKSTTNPWDVPTNAQIAQRAHSQGGTASYTHPASNMLDSYAAAYAAKGLPVDVVSGTIDMLDVMGWVYDPSLPLWYRLLNCGFHLPAAAGTDVFLNRVPSSPPGWGRVYVHVPDGLTYEKWVAGLRAGRSFISNGPMIELTVNDKAIGDTLTLDSPGKIRVKGRVRSQFPLEKLEIVLDGNVIANGTLAEDKLTAAIDAELPIERSGWIALRTAGPVVNRWPSHYGIRAHTNPVYLAIKDHPADARAEAEYFLKWIDRLEADLKRRDQIPPGDLEHVKTHLMLARNAYRALLKR
- a CDS encoding MoaD/ThiS family protein, whose protein sequence is MKLRVLFFSVLRDITGSDEIVLELPAGSTMGDLMLQIESRWPKLRDWQNSLLLALDQTYVKRDALLHDGGEVAIMPPVQGG
- a CDS encoding acyl-CoA desaturase; this translates as MNDTPLEVRRMRPASALTNPLEGVVVWSPVKSLWFTSHMLIAIIGGWWTISPGAVGLSLAFTVLTLCLGHTIGLHRLLIHRSFACPRWLEYLLVHLGIVVGMGGSFRMLHMHDIRDWAQRHRACHPFFIDQRPVWRDALWQLHCEMQLKHPPVFEIEREVREDRFYRFLQRTWMLQQLPYAVVFYLLGGIGWVVWGISVRIVVSLIGHWLIGYFAHNHGERDWHLEGHAVQGYNLPHLGLITMGECWHNNHHAFPDSARLGIKQAQHDPGWWALRVLNFCGLITHLKLPADLPARPELLPLKPNTP
- the hpt gene encoding hypoxanthine phosphoribosyltransferase is translated as MSSPVTGVIHDLERILLTPDQIHARVREMAVRLNAELAGKVVTVVALMDGALFFVADLLRQLELPVRMFTLSASSYHGGTATTGEVKVNWPLDLDFHDQDVLLLDDILDTGLTLSVISERILAQQPASLRTCVLLSKRRQRLREVALDDAGFEIDDEFVVGYGMDYQGRFRNLPCIGILNPNKPS